The genomic DNA AAGGGACCACTTGGCATGTCGTCAGTTTCACGATTTACGGAATTACGATGCTGCTGTTATACACCAACTCCACGTTGCTTCATAGTCTGCGCGAAGGAAAATTGAAGGATTTGTTCGAAATATTCGATCATTCTTGCATTTACCTGTTCATTGCAGGCAGCTACACCCCGTTTATGCTGGTTGCACTGCGCGGGACTTTGGGCTGGACGCTGTTTGGCGTTATTTGGGGAATCGCCCTGTTGGGTGTGCTGTTCAAGGCATTCTTCACCAAGCGTTTCCTGTTCATGTCTACTGTGTTTTACATCGTGATGGGCTGGCTCATCATCATTGCCTGGAACCCGCTGGTGGCAACTGTTCCCGCCGGAGGCATGACGCTATTGTTCGTGGGTGGTCTAATGTATACATTGGGCACAATCTTCTATGTGTGGCGGGCGTTTCCGTATCATCACGCAATCTGGCATCTGTTTGTTCTGGCAGGCAGCATACTTCATTTTCTGGCTGTACTGCTGTACCTTACTCCGGTAAGAGTTTAAACCCTAGTAGGCAAAAAACCGATTCGTACTTCCGTTTAAGGGCAGTGGATCGGCTTTTTTTTGGTTGACAAGGGATACCGCTTGACATCTTCTTTTCTTTTATGTATGATAAGGATCGTTGAAAAGAACTGTAAAGTGTTTTTCCTTGACGATGGAGGTATATGCGATGAGTCAGGAGAATCGGCTGGAAAAGACAAACCGGATTAACCGACTGTTTGACTTTTATGAACCTCTGCTTACGGAGAAGCAACAGATGTTTTTGAAATATTACTTCCATGACGATTTTTCTCTGGGAGAAATTGCTTCGGAATTTGAAATTAGCCGTCAGGCCGTGTATGAGCATATTAAACGTGCCGAGCAGGTGCTGGAAATGTATGAGGAAAAGCTCGGATTGCTCCATAAACACGAGCGCAGAAGCCGAGACCTGGAAGAACTAAATACGGCGTTGTATGAGACCTTCGGTAAAATCGGTGAACCCGATGAAGGCACTTTGCAACATATTCATCAAATTGTAAATCGCCTGCAGGAATTGTAGGTCATATAGATTAGTGAATAAACAACCCTGGTAGACAAGGAGGTGCGAAAACATGGCATTTGAAGGATTATCGACCCGCTTGCAAAATGTATTTAGCAAACTGCGCGGCAAAGGAAAAGTGTCTGAGGATGATGTAGCTCAGGCGATGCGCGAAGTACGATTAGCTTTGCTGGAGGCGGACGTTAACTTCAAGGTTGTAAAGGACTTTATTGCCAAGGTGAAGGAGAAATCCGTTGGCAAGGAAGTGATGGACAGCTTTACACCAGGTATGGTAATCATCGACATCGTGAACAAGGAACTGACCGAGTTGATGGGTGGCAGTCAAGCCAAGCTTGCCAAGGCAAACAAACCGCCTACGGTCATTATGATGGTGGGTCTCCAGGGCGCAGGTAAGACGACGACATCCGGTAAGCTGGCGAAGTTGCTGCAAAAGCAAAATCATCGCCCATTGCTTGTAGCTGGTGATATATATAGACCGGCTGCGATCAAGCAGCTACAGGTACTTGGTGAGCAGATCAACGCTCCTGTATTTACGCTTGGTGATCAGACAAGCCCGGTGGAGATTGCAAAGCAGGGCTTACAGCATGCCAAGGATAACGGTAATGACTACGTTATTATAGATACTGCCGGTCGTCTTCACGTGGATGAAGAGCTAATGGAAGAGTTGCGCCAGATTCATGCGAATGTGAATCCTGACGAAGTTCTGCTGGTTGTTGACAGCATGACAGGTCAGGATGCGGTAAACGTCGCGGAGCACTTTAACACTAGCTTGGAGTTAACAGGGGTTGTACTAACGAAGCTGGACGGCGATACCCGCGGTGGTGCGGCCTTGTCGGTTAAGGCTGTGACCGGATGCCCGATCAAGTTCGCTTCATTGGGTGAAAAGCTGGATGCGATGGAGCCGTTTCATCCGGAACGAATGGCTTCACGGATTTTGGGTATGGGCGACATGTTGTCCCTGATTGAAAAAGCGCAATCCAATATCGACGCTGATAAGGCGAAGGAAATGGAACGGAAAATGCGCAATGCTGAATTTACCTTCGAAGATTTTCTAGAGCAGATGGATCAAGTTAAAAAGCTTGGCCCGATCGACCAGATTCTCGATATGATTCCCGGCATGGGCAACATGAAGCAAATGAAAGACGTCAAAGTGGATGACAAGCAGATGGGCCGGATTGAGGCTATCGTTCATTCCATGACCACACAAGAAAAGCAAAACCCGGACATGATTAATCATAGCCGTCGCAAACGGATTGCTGTAGGCAGTGGAACATCACTTGCTGAGGTAAACCGCTTGATCAAGCAATTTGATGAAATGCGGCGCATGATGAAGCAATTCTCAGATATGATGGGACCCAAGGGTGGCAAAAACAAAGCCCTGAAGCAGTTGAAGGGTATGGGTAAAGGGTTGAAGTTTCCTTTCCGTTAAGGCCAATAGGCCATTGGAATTATGGGATAACAATATACAGTCTACTTTTTGAAGGAGGTGAATTTTCGTGGCAGTTCGTATTCGTCTGAAACGTATGGGTGCACATAAAGCTCCTTTCTATCGCGTCGTGGTATCGGATTCCCGTTCCCCGCGTGACGGTCGTTTTATCGAAGAAATCGGTTATTACAACCCTATTACAGTACCAGCAGTTGTAAAAATTGATGAAGATAAAGCGTTGAAATGGTTGCAAGATGGTGCACAAGCATCTGATACAGTCCGCAACTTGCTTAGCAAAGCGGGCGTACTGAAAAAGTTCCATGAGCTTAAACAACAGAAATAAGGTGCTGATACGGAGGGTCAACCATGGAAGAATTAGTAATAATCATTGCTAAGGCTTTAGTCGATCATCCGGAAGATGTAACCGTGAAGACCTTGGAGAAGGATCGGCTTGTCGTATATGAGCTTAGCGTGCATCCTGAGGATGTAGGTAAAATCATTGGCAAGCAGGGTCGTATCGCCAAGGCGCTTCGCACTGTGGTTGCATCAGCAGCCGTTAAGATGGATAAACGGGTTACCGTAGACATCATATCTTAAAGATATACGAAAGTGGGTTAGGATGTATGTCCTAACCCTTTTTCGTACATGATGAAGATGATATGGAGCGGAACCGATTACATGCAGGAGGAACACGATGCAGCAATTGTTTAATGTTGGGAAAATTGTGAATACACACGGAATCCGCGGCGAGCTTAAAATATTAACGACTACTGATTTCCCGGAGGATCGTTTTGCCAAAGGCAGTGAGCTGTTAATCATTCCTGCGGATGGTAAAGCACCGATCCCTGTAACTATTGAAACAGCACGTTTTCAAAAAAATATGGTTGTAGCCAAATTTAAGGAATATCACAACATCAATGATGTTGAAAAGTATAAAGGCAGCTTATTGAAGGTATCCGCTGAACGGCTAGGCGAACTAGAGGAAAATGAGTTCTATTTTCATGAAGTTGTTGGCCTGGAAGTAGTGACAGAAGACGGAGAAAAGCTTGGTGTAGTGAAAGAGATTTTGACACCAGGAGCGAACGATGTATGGGTAGTCACAATGCCCGATGGCAAGGAACTGCTATTGCCGTATATAGAAGATGTCATTTTGGATGTAAATGTGCCTGAAAAACGGGTTACGGTACGGTTGATGGAAGGACTGCTGTAATGCGAGTGGATGTGCTAACCCTGTTTCCTGAAATGTTTGATGGTGTATTTAATGCAAGCATTCTGGGAAAAGCAAGGGATAAGGGAATCATATCGCTGCAAGCGGTTAATTTCCGCCAATATGCCGGGAACAAGCACGGTCAAGTGGATGATACACCCTATGGCGGCGGGGGCGGGATGGTATTGAAGCCTGACCCGATTTTCGCTGCGGTGGAGGCGCTACTGGATGAAGCAGAGCGTCCAACCATATTAGGGAACACAGACGAAGTTGTTCAAGGTGAAGAGGCCGAATCGAGTGCAGGTATGAA from Paenibacillus sp. FSL R10-2782 includes the following:
- a CDS encoding hemolysin III family protein; protein product: MANTYTYSRREEIANAITHGIGAVLSVAALVLLIVFASLKGTTWHVVSFTIYGITMLLLYTNSTLLHSLREGKLKDLFEIFDHSCIYLFIAGSYTPFMLVALRGTLGWTLFGVIWGIALLGVLFKAFFTKRFLFMSTVFYIVMGWLIIIAWNPLVATVPAGGMTLLFVGGLMYTLGTIFYVWRAFPYHHAIWHLFVLAGSILHFLAVLLYLTPVRV
- a CDS encoding putative DNA-binding protein codes for the protein MSQENRLEKTNRINRLFDFYEPLLTEKQQMFLKYYFHDDFSLGEIASEFEISRQAVYEHIKRAEQVLEMYEEKLGLLHKHERRSRDLEELNTALYETFGKIGEPDEGTLQHIHQIVNRLQEL
- the ffh gene encoding signal recognition particle protein; this translates as MAFEGLSTRLQNVFSKLRGKGKVSEDDVAQAMREVRLALLEADVNFKVVKDFIAKVKEKSVGKEVMDSFTPGMVIIDIVNKELTELMGGSQAKLAKANKPPTVIMMVGLQGAGKTTTSGKLAKLLQKQNHRPLLVAGDIYRPAAIKQLQVLGEQINAPVFTLGDQTSPVEIAKQGLQHAKDNGNDYVIIDTAGRLHVDEELMEELRQIHANVNPDEVLLVVDSMTGQDAVNVAEHFNTSLELTGVVLTKLDGDTRGGAALSVKAVTGCPIKFASLGEKLDAMEPFHPERMASRILGMGDMLSLIEKAQSNIDADKAKEMERKMRNAEFTFEDFLEQMDQVKKLGPIDQILDMIPGMGNMKQMKDVKVDDKQMGRIEAIVHSMTTQEKQNPDMINHSRRKRIAVGSGTSLAEVNRLIKQFDEMRRMMKQFSDMMGPKGGKNKALKQLKGMGKGLKFPFR
- the rpsP gene encoding 30S ribosomal protein S16 — translated: MAVRIRLKRMGAHKAPFYRVVVSDSRSPRDGRFIEEIGYYNPITVPAVVKIDEDKALKWLQDGAQASDTVRNLLSKAGVLKKFHELKQQK
- a CDS encoding KH domain-containing protein, with amino-acid sequence MEELVIIIAKALVDHPEDVTVKTLEKDRLVVYELSVHPEDVGKIIGKQGRIAKALRTVVASAAVKMDKRVTVDIIS
- the rimM gene encoding ribosome maturation factor RimM (Essential for efficient processing of 16S rRNA) codes for the protein MQQLFNVGKIVNTHGIRGELKILTTTDFPEDRFAKGSELLIIPADGKAPIPVTIETARFQKNMVVAKFKEYHNINDVEKYKGSLLKVSAERLGELEENEFYFHEVVGLEVVTEDGEKLGVVKEILTPGANDVWVVTMPDGKELLLPYIEDVILDVNVPEKRVTVRLMEGLL